The following are encoded together in the Anoplopoma fimbria isolate UVic2021 breed Golden Eagle Sablefish chromosome 13, Afim_UVic_2022, whole genome shotgun sequence genome:
- the nono gene encoding non-POU domain-containing octamer-binding protein, protein MHGNRGPHQNHGSNRPGDQKKPGGTNSNGQQPESCESNNPNEALTLDLQSFRKPGEKTFTQRSRLFVGNLPTGVTEEDLEKLFDKYGKASEIFINKERGFGFIRLETRIIAEIARAELDDAPFRGRPIRVRFATHGAALTVKNLPDFVSNELLEEAFGVFGQIERAVVIVDDRGRPTGKGIVEYTSKPAARKALDKCSDGAYLLTAFPRPITVEPMEQLDEEEGLSEKIINKNQQYHKEREQPPRFAQAGSFEFEYAMRWKALMEMEKQQYEMVDRNMKEAQEKLEAEMEAARHEHQVMLMRQDLLRRQEELRRMEELHNQEVQKRKQAEIRQEEERRRREEEMRMRSEEMLKRQQEGFRGNFPENREQDMRMHMGNHGMNRNSLGGNSGPAGTPGIAAENAPMMPGPGNNNMPGGGQGGFPRGLPGPGDYGPNKQRRF, encoded by the coding sequence ATGCACGGAAACAGAGGCCCACATCAGAACCACGGGTCCAACCGCCCGGGAGACCAGAAGAAACCTGGAGGGACAAACTCCAATGGCCAGCAGCCGGAGTCCTGCGAGTCGAACAACCCCAACGAGGCCTTAACCCTGGACCTGCAGAGCTTCAGGAAACCCGGGGAGAAGACCTTCACCCAGCGCAGCAGGTTGTTTGTAGGAAACCTTCCTACCGGGGTCACTGAGGAGGATCTCGAGAAGCTGTTCGACAAGTATGGCAAGGCCAGTGAAATCTTTATCAACAAAGAAAGAGGCTTCGGCTTCATCCGACTGGAGACCAGGATCATAGCAGAGATCGCCAGAGCCGAGCTGGATGATGCTCCGTTCAGAGGCAGGCCCATACGAGTGAGGTTTGCAACACACGGTGCTGCCCTAACTGTGAAAAATTTGCCAGATTTTGTGTCCAacgagctgctggaggaggccTTTGGTGTGTTTGGTCAGATAGAAAGAGCTGTGGTCATAGTGGATGACCGAGGGAGGCCAACGGGGAAGGGAATAGTGGAGTACACCTCAAAGCCAGCTGCAAGAAAGGCTTTGGATAAGTGCAGTGATGGTGCCTATCTTCTCACAGCTTTTCCACGACCTATTACAGTGGAACCGATGGAACAGCTcgatgaagaggagggactGTCAGAAAAGATCATCAACAAAAACCAGCAGTATCACAAAGAGCGTGAGCAGCCGCCACGATTCGCTCAGGCGGGCTCCTTCGAGTTTGAGTACGCCATGCGTTGGAAGGCCctgatggagatggagaagcAGCAGTACGAAATGGTGGACCGCAACATGAAGGAGGCCCAGGAGAAGCTGGAGGCTGAGATGGAGGCGGCTAGACACGAGCATCAAGTGATGCTGATGAGACAGGACCTGCTGAGGCGGCAGGAGGAGCTGCGGAGGATGGAGGAGCTCCACAATCAGGAGGTGCAGAAGAGGAAACAGGCCGAGATCCGGCAGGAGGAGGAACGCCGGAGgcgagaggaggagatgaggatgCGCAGTGAGGAGATGCTGAAGAGGCAGCAGGAGGGGTTCAGAGGCAACTTCCCTGAAAATAGGGAGCAAGACATGAGGATGCATATGGGCAATCATGGGATGAACAGAAACTCGCTGGGTGGCAATTCTGGTCCTGCAGGTACTCCTGGCATCGCCGCTGAGAATGCTCCAATGATGCCCGGGCCCGGAAACAACAACATGCCCGGAGGAGGCCAGGGTGGCTTCCCCAGAGGCCTCCCGGGGCCTGGAGACTATGGACCTAATAAGCAACGCAGATTTTGA
- the npc1l1 gene encoding NPC1-like intracellular cholesterol transporter 1: MFHVAALITFLTCVVLSEAQHEPGYCAFYEECGRNPSLGPALLPPMVPCLNYSSARVLTGLHYRKLKEVCPILDRGEGSTTACCSIKQLSTLEMSLALSKAVLVRCPSCAENFAHLHCINTCSPNQSQTVKVTKVMNVTTKNITREAVIGYQAFLSTTFADGSFQSCKNVRIPATGGFAIATMCGRYGAKLCNPQHWYDFQGDSSNGLAPLDIDFQLIKEGDTEGLPKGVIPYNGRALGCNETTPTGGQVCSCQDCQESCPRMPPIPSPPGPFKLLGENGFLVISIILLCVLMFAFLFYLFVSYLVRSQRRKDEEKGKGKGNGKDQNSNDVTQQVIDPSEVTCAERNSLAAQAFLSQEFCHWGTLMATYPLTVLLLSAIFVAVFSAGLKSIELTTDPVELWSASNSRARQEKDFHDTHFEPFFRTNQLILTAPGRKGHIYDSLLFGQQNFSGLVSKDLVIELLALQKEIQNIEFWSEDLNRTASLKDVCFAPLNPSNPSQTDCAVNSLPQYFQNSLDNINAKVNMTELGVTKEVDWRDHLIYCLNSPLSFQDITNLRMSCMADYGAPVFTFLAVGGYENDDYTNAEAFILTFSLNNFARDNLKYKVAMQWETEFLKIVQAYQKNPANNFTFAYMAERSLEDEINRTTAEDIPIFMISYAVIFVYIAVALGEYTSWKRILVDSKFLVGLGGILVVGCSVLASMGFYSWIGIPTSLVVLQVVPFLVLAVGADNIFIFVLEYQRDVRRPGEKREEQIGRVLGNVAPSMLLCSLSESICFFLGALSTMPAVKTFALYAALAVMMDFILQMTAFVALLSLDSRRQDNNHCELLCCVTVSTERPNKPNEGFLLPLMRKYYAPVLLHSYTRIIVMVVFIFMLCGSVFLMFNVTVGLDQELAMPQGSYMLDYFKYLYKYFEVGVPVYFVTKKGFNFTSVEGMNAICSSVGCDQFSLTQKIQYATDHPELSYLAIPANSWVDDFIDWLNPGSKCCRLYGPGTANAGQFCPATESIFLCSKKCMSTPSDGVLRPSVENFNRFLPDFLGNRPDLQCPKGGLGAYDKAVVKDQNGEIIASRFMAYHTPLTNSQDFTAALLKARELAHNITMGLRKIPGTSPDFEVFPYTVTNVFYEQYLTIVPEGLFNISLCLLPTFVVCCLLLGLDLRSGLLNLITIIMITVDTVGVMTLWGIDYNAVALINLVTAVGISVEFVSHMTRSFALSTKPTHVERAKEATANMGSAVFAGVAMTNLPGILVLAFAKAQLIQIFFFRLNLIITLLGMAHGLVFLPVLLSYFGPGVNKAVLLQLQQEKAKEASKELELRNKMKQVYDNLSYDNNEIKQDPDSNSTKAATDTRRPSQILKEHQEERVERIDRF, translated from the exons ATGTTCCATGTCGCAGCCCTGATCACTTTTCTGACTTGTGTG GTGCTGTCAGAGGCCCAACATGAGCCGGGCTACTGCGCTTTTTATGAGGAGTGTGGTCGTAACCCGTCGTTAGGcccagctctcctccctcctatGGTCCCCTGTCTCAACTACAGCAGTGCCCGAGTCCTCACAGGGCTTCACTACAGGAAACTCAAAGAG GTGTGTCCCATCTTAGACCGTGGAGAGGGCAGCACTACAGCCTGCTGCTCCATCAAACAGCTGTCGACCCTGGAAATGAGTCTGGCCCTGTCCAAGGCGGTGCTGGTCCGCTGCCCTTCCTGTGCTGAGAACTTTGCCCACCTGCATTGCATCAACACCTGCAGCCCAAACCAGAGCCAGACAGTAAAAGTCACTAAGGTGATGAACGTCACCACCAAGAACATTACGAGGGAGGCCGTGATAGGTTACCAGGCGTTTCTAAGCACCACCTTCGCAGACGGCTCCTTCCAGTCGTGCAAAAATGTCAGGATCCCTGCCACAGGAGGCTTCGCCATCGCCACCATGTGTGGTCGGTATGGCGCCAAGTTGTGCAACCCCCAGCACTGGTACGACTTCCAGGGAGACTCCAGTAACGGCCTGGCACCACTGGACATCGACTTCCAACTGATAAAAGAGGGTGACACTGAGGGACTACCCAAGGGTGTGATTCCCTACAATGGACGTGCTCTGGGTTGTAATGAGACCACACCAACCGGAGGTCAGGTCTGCTCCTGCCAGGACTGCCAAGAGTCGTGCCCGAGGATGCCGCCTATTCCGTCGCCGCCCGGCCCCTTCAAACTGTTGGGGGAAAACGGCTTCCTCGTGATTTCTATTATCTTACTCTGTGTCCTGATGTTTGCCTTCCTTTTCTACCTCTTTGTGTCGTACTTGGTGAGGTCTCAGAGAAGAAAGGATGAAGagaaaggaaagggaaaaggCAATGGCAAAGACCAGAACAGTAACGATGTGACTCAGCAAGTCATTGATCCGTCAGAGGTGACTTGTGCTGAGAGGAACAGCCTCGCTGCTCAAGCTTTCCTAAGCCAAGAGTTTTGCCATTGGGGAACCCTCATGGCCACCTATCCTCTCACG GTGCTCCTGTTGTCGGCTATATTCGTGGCCGTTTTCTCTGCTGGCCTCAAGTCCATTGAGCTCACCACTGACCCAGTCGAGCTGTGGTCTGCTTCAAACAGCCGCGCTCGCCAGGAGAAGGACTTCCACGACACACACTTTGAACCTTTCTTCAGGACGAACCAGCTGATCTTGACAGCACCAGGCAGAAAAGGTCACATTTACGACTCTTTGCTGTTTGGACAGCAGAACTTCAGCGGGCTTGTATCCAAAGATCTCGTCATTGAGCTCCTGGCGCTCCAGAAAGAAATCCAg AACATTGAGTTCTGGTCAGAGGATCTGAACCGCACAGCGAGTCTGAAGGATGTGTGTTTCGCACCACTGAACCCATCCAACCCCTCCCAGACGGACTGCGCGGTCAACAGCCTGCCACAGTACTTCCAGAACAGCCTGGACAATATTAACGCTAAGGTGAACATGACAGAGCTGGGAGTGACCAAAGAGGTGGACTGGAGGGACCACTTAATCTACTGCCTTAA CTCTCCCCTGTCCTTCCAAGACATCACTAATTTACGTATGAGCTGCATGGCTGATTACGGAGCTCCAGTCTTCACCTTTTTGGCCGTGGGAGGCTATGAGA ATGACGACTACACCAATGCTGAGGCTTTCATCCTGACCTTCTCCCTCAACAACTTCGCTCGTGACAACCTCAAGTACAAAGTGGCGATGCAGTGGGAGACAGAGTTTCTTAAAATTGTCCAGGCCTACCAGAAGAACCCGGCAAACAACTTCACCTTTGCATACATGGCAGAG AGGTCTCTGGAGGATGAGATTAATCGGACAACAGCAGAGGACATCCCCATCTTCATGATCAGCTATGCTGTAATCTTTGTTTACATTGCTGTGGCATTAGGAGAATACACTTCATGGAAACGCATACTG GTTGACTCCAAGTTTCTGGTGGGTCTGGGTGGGATCCTGGTGGTCGGCTGTTCTGTCCTGGCCTCTATGGGCTTCTACTCCTGGATCGGCATCCCCACCTCGCTGGTCGTTTTGCAGGTGGTGCCATTCCTGGTGCTCGCTGTCGGAGCAGACAACATCTTCATCTTTGTTCTGGAGTACCAG AGAGATGTGCGACGGCccggagagaagagagaggagcagattGGTCGTGTCCTTGGAAACGTTgctcccagcatgctcctgtGCAGTCTCTCCGAGTCCATCTGCTTCTTTCTAG GGGCCTTGTCCACCATGCCAGCAGTGAAGACCTTTGCTCTATACGCTGCTCTGGCTGTGATGATGGACTTCATCCTCCAGATGACAGCCTTTGTGGCGCTGCTGTCCCTGGATAGCCGGCGCCAGGACAACAACCACTGTGAACTACTCTGCTGTGTTACAGTGTCAACTGAGCGTCCCAACAAGCCAAACGAGGGCTTCCTGCTGCCCCTCATGAGGAAATACTACGCCCCTGTCCTACTGCACAGTTACACCAGGATCATCGTG ATGGTGGTTTTCATCTTCATGCTCTGTGGATCCGTATTTCTCATGTTTAATGTGACCGTGGGTTTGGATCAGGAGCTGGCTATGCCTCAG GGCTCTTATATGCTGGACTATTTCAAGTACCTGTACAAATACTTTGAAGTTGGAGTCCCTGtttattttgtaacaaaaaAGGGCTTCAATTTCACCTCTGTGGAGGGCATGAATGCAATCTGCTCCAGCGTGGGCTGCGATCAGTTCTCACTCACCCAGAAGATCCAGTACGCCACCGACCACCCTGAATT ATCCTACTTGGCTATTCCTGCTAACTCCTGGGTAGATGATTTCATTGATTGGCTGAACCCTGGATCCAAATGTTGTCGTCTGTACGGCCCCGGTACAGCAAACGCTGGACAGTTCTGTCCTGCAACCGAAT CTATTTTCCTCTGTTCCAAAAAATGTATGAGTACTCCTTCGGATGGCGTCCTCAGGCCCAGTGTGGAAAACTTCAACCGCTTCCTCCCTGACTTCCTGGGTAACAGGCCGGACCTGCAGTGCCCCAAAGG TGGTCTTGGAGCATATGACAAAGCTGTGGTGAAAGATCAGAATGGAGAAATTATAG CCTCGCGGTTCATGGCTTACCACACACCTTTAACCAACTCTCAGGATTTCACCGCTGCACTGCTGAAGGCCAGAGAGCTGGCCCACAACATCACAATGGGCTTGAGGAAAATACCTGGCACCTCACCTGACTTTGAAGTATTTCCTTACAC GGTGACTAATGTATTTTATGAGCAGTACCTGACTATTGTGCCAGAGGGACTCTTTAACATCTCCTTGTGTCTGCTGCCGACCTTCGTGGTGTGCTGTCTGCTGCTGGGTTTGGATCTGCGCTCCGGTCTGCTCAACCTGATCACCATAATCATGATCACCGTAGATACCGTTGGTGTCATGACACTGTGGGGCATAGATTACAACGCAGTGGCCCTCATCAATCTGGTCACG GCGGTGGGAATCTCTGTGGAGTTTGTGTCTCATATGACAAGATCTTTTGCACTCAGCACTAAGCCCACACATGTAGAAAGAGCAAAGGAGGCTACTGCCAACATGGGCAGTGCG GTATTTGCTGGTGTTGCTATGACCAACCTGCCAGGCATCCTTGTGCTGGCGTTTGCCAAAGCACAACTCATTCAGATCTTCTTCTTCCGATTGAACCTTATCATTACACTTTTGGGGATGGCTCATGGACTCGTATTCCTCCCTGTGCTGCTCAGCTACTTCG GTCCTGGTGTGAACAAAGCAGTGTtgctgcagctccagcaggAGAAAGCAAAGGAGGCCAGCAAGGAGCTGGAgctgagaaacaaaatgaaacaagtctATGACAACCTGAGCTATGATAACAATGAGATAAAACAGGACCCAGACTCAAACTCCACAAAGGCCGCTACAGACACCCGCAGACCTTCACAAATTCTGAAGGAGCATCAGGAGGAGAGAGTAGAAAGAATTGACCGTTTCTGA
- the LOC129101836 gene encoding rapamycin-insensitive companion of mTOR-like, translating to MAASFRGRPIRSLRMRGRNDSGEENVPLDLTREPSENFREILQNVAKPHGVSNMRKLGHLNNFIKLLCSISHREENFGFTYEEIIICLRLALLNEAKEVRAAGLRALRYLIRDTTVLQKVLKLQVDYLIARCIDIQQSNEGERTQALRLVRKIITVNAMLFPSSVANSLIAVGTDGLQERDRMVRAAIAIVCELALKNPEVVAKRGGLSTILKSVIDCQLSRINEALITTILHLLNHPRTRQYVRVDVELEQILAPFTDFHYRHNADTAEGQLKEDREARFLSSRMAIVAAFRSWSGIINLCKAGNSGIQSLIGLLCIPNMEVRKGLLEVLYEIFRLPVPIATQDFMEALLSVDPARFQDTWRLSDGFLAAEAKVILPHRARSRPDLMDNYLAFVLSAFISSGLLEGLVEVVTSSDDQLAVRATILLGELLHMANTILPHSHSHHLHCLPTLINMAASFDIAQQKRLRASAAVNNLKRFHEKKKKGLKPHSLYLDQIIRKSVSSHSRRESHSRVHRDIYAIKDTEEALMLNLRDSHILNHKQNLEWNWLLIATILKWPHVNLRNNKDEQMHKFVRRLLYFYKPSSKLYAGLALDHPKARQLTVVGCQFIEFLMESDEDGQGYLEDLVKDMVSWLSSSSGLKPERCLQSNGLLTTLSQHYFLFLGTLSAHPQGVKLLEKCGLFQCLLNLCSVKNQDAVLKLAVSTLDYSRDGLARVILSKILTAATDVCRLYATKHLRVLLRASVEFFSSWGMELLVTQLHDHSKAVSMEALDILDEACEDKANLHALIQLKPALSHLGDKGLLLLLRFLSIPKGFSYLNERGYVSKQLDKWQKEYNLKYVDLIEEQLNEALTTYRKPVDGDNYVRRSNQRLQRPNVYLPVHLYGQLVHDKTGCHLLEAQSVVPDLSYTVRSPMLDTWEGIKQLKAALWALGNIGSSNWGLNLLQEENVIPDILTLAQHCDVLSVRGTCVYVLGVISKTRQGCEVLKQYGWDSVRHSRRTLWPVTPEEVDAQLTSELSSVPSTLSLNSESTSSRHNSESESQPNMCILDDVSSCDFLDQSEETSYNLHSKPVKDRSPFTILASTRFVRTRFLNSLSLPSKKLRSTSDPKTPTGSRTPVELKMGSMRRNRTVTEPSVYSPNQGDVFTPVFNGRGMPKSPTVSLETSFVGTRGGSEEQLVDGRLARGGGSGLGLSGLEGHGVVEHPNREREQSSRERLAGDGGSSSSGGNVGGGGGGTQFKSRSQSFNTDTTTSGISSMSSSPSRETVGNPEHPEPEPDSSDCVSLNTVVSAKTVKTLSSLTPQAQTNHMSTSKSSTVSLVPPGSSHTLPRRAQSLKSPSVTTIKSLADCSFMYTSPRDALGYATLRRLQQQRIHPSLSHSEALASPAKDVLFTDTITMKTGSLDSRLTPRRFLKALSFASLDKEELLSPINQSTLHRCSSVRSMVSSATYGCSDDYVGLALPMDINDMFHIRESAYFQQRISPPSEERKSFLFGDGEGDRPPLPSLKQQFSISELIVCRGDNQNHMVGSEETGLQEHTEENCLYCVGANVLGYPTQPQINSTHPRTDFVDFPSWGVQSGHRLEVMPQSKFSGVSGCSDAAVSQGSICSTPTPVDIVIGKTISEDGPASRVLLRKEVLRLIINLSSSVGTKGHETGLLTIKEKFPYAFDDICLYSEVSHLLAHCMFRLTSRRFIQELFQDVQFMPMYEEAEAILTKLPKPVEEDGDPPAES from the exons ATGGCGGCCAGCTTCCGCGGCCGTCCTATCCGGAGTCTTCGGATGCGAG GTCGGAATGACAGCGGAGAGGAGAACGTACCGCTGGATCTGACCAGAG AACCATCGGAAAACTTCCGTGAAATCCTTCAAAATGTGGCCAAACCACACGGAGTCAGTAACATGCGAAAACTGGGCCACCTGAACAACTTCATAAAG CTGCTATGCAGCATAAGCCACCGTGAGGAAAACTTTGGGTTTACATACGAAGAAATCATCATTTG TCTGCGACTAGCTCTACTGAATGAGGCTAAGGAAGTGCGTGCTGCAGGGTTGCGGGCGCTCCGCTACCTCATTAGAGACACCACTGTGCTGCAGAAGGTCCTCAAACTACAGGTCGACTATTTGATAGCAAG ATGTATTGACATACAGCAGAGCAATGAGGGGGAGAGGACTCAGGCTTTGAGATTAGTCCGAAAG ATTATCACTGTCAATGCAATGCTGTTCCCATCCTCTGTTGCAAACTCTCTAATTGCCGTGGGCACCGATGGACTGCAGGAGAGAGACCGCATGGTCCGCGCAGCAATCGCCATCGTATGTGAGCTAG CTTTGAAGAACCCAGAGGTGGTGGCCAAACGTGGAGGCCTCAGCACCATCCTGAAGAGTGTGATTGACTGTCAGCTGAGTCGCATAAACGAAGCTCTGATCACCACCATCCTCCATCTACTCAACCACCCACGTACCCGTCAGTACGTGCGTGTTGACGTGGAACtggag CAAATCCTGGCGCCTTTCACAGATTTTCACTACCGTCACAACGCAGACACGGCTGAAGGGCAGCtcaa ggaggacagagaggcCCGTTTCCTGTCCAGTAGAATGGCCATAGTGGCAGCCTTCCGCTCCTGGTCTG ggATTATCAACCTCTGTAAGGCTGGAAATTCTGGAATCCAATCTTTAATTGGCTTACTTTGCATACCAAATATGGAAGTTAGG AAAGGCTTGTTGGAGGTGTTATATGAGATATTCAGGCTCCCTGTGCCCATTGCAACTCAAGACTTCATGGAAGCTCTTCTAAGTGTTG ACCCGGCCAGGTTCCAGGACACCTGGAGACTCTCTGATGGGTTTCTTGCTGCTGAGGCCAAAGTCATCCTTCCCCATCGAGCTCGCTCTAG GCCCGATCTGATGGACAACTACCTGGCATTTGTTCTTTCTGCCTTCATCTCCAGTGGGCTGTTAGAG GGTCTTGTTGAAGTTGTGACCAGTAGCGATGATCAGCTCGCTGTGAGAGCCACTATCCTCTTGGGAGAACTTCTACACATG GCAAACACCATCCTTCCCCATTCTCACAGTCACCACCTGCACTGCCTTCCCACCCTCATCAACATGGCAGCCTCCTTTGACATCGCACAGCAGAAACGACT TCGGGCAAGTGCAGCAGTCAACAATCTAAAGCGTTTccatgagaagaagaaaaaaggtttgaaaCCGCACAGTCTTTACCTGGACCAGATCATCCGCAAGTCTGTGTCTTCACATAGCCGCAGAGAGTCACACTCGCGTGTCCACAGGGACATCTATGCTATTAAG GACACAGAGGAAGCACTGATGTTGAACCTGAGAGACAGTCACATTCTCAACCACAAGCAGAACCTGGAGTGGAACTGGTTGCTTATTGCCACCATCCTTAAG TGGCCACATGTAAACCTCAGGAACAACAAAGATGAACAAATGCACAA gTTTGTGCGAAGGCTTCTGTACTTTTATAAGCCCAGTAGTAAATTGTACGCAGGGCTGGCGTTGGATCACCCAAAGGCCAGACAACTCACTGTGGTTGGCTGTCAATTTATCGAGTTCCTCATGGAATCAGATGAG GACGGCCAGGGTTACCTGGAGGACCTGGTGAAGGACATGGTGTCGTGGCTCTCCTCGTCCTCAGGGCTGAAGCCTGAGCGCTGTCTGCAGAGCAACGGTCTGCTCACCACACTCAGCCAACACTACTTCCTCTTCCTGGGGACACTCTCTGCACACCCGCAGGGAGTCAAACTGCTGGAGAAATGTGGCCTGTTTCAGTG CCTGCTGAATCTGTGCTCTGTGAAGAACCAGGATGCTGTGCTGAAACTTGCTGTATCCACACTGGACTACAGCAGAGACGGTCTGGCCAGAGTGATCCTCTCAAAGATCCTCACTGCTGCTACTGAT GTGTGCAGGTTGTATGCCACCAAACACCTCCGTGTGCTGCTGCGTGCGAGCGTAGAGTTCTTCAGCAGCTGGGGCATGGAGCTGCTGGTCACACAGCTTCACGACCACAGCAAGGCGGTGTCCATGGAGGCCCTGGACATACTGGACGAGGCCTGCGAGGACAAG GCCAACCTCCACGCTCTAATCCAGCTGAAACCAGCTCTGTCACACCTGGGAGACAAgggcctcctgctgctcctcag GTTCCTGTCCATTCCTAAGGGTTTCTCATACCTCAATGAGAGAGGTTATGTCAGCAAACAGCTTGACAAATGGCAGAAG GAATACAACCTTAAGTATGTAGACCTGATAGAGGAGCAGCTCAACGAAGCACTAACAACATACCGCAAACCTGTCGATGGAGACAACTACGTCCGCCGAAGCAACCAAAG GTTACAAAGACCAAATGTCTATCTCCCTGTGCACTTGTATGGTCAGCTGGTTCACGATAAGACGGGCTGTCATCTATTGGAGGCCCAG AGTGTGGTTCCTGACCTCAGCTATACGGTTCGCTCCCCAATGCTGGACACCTGGGAGGGCATTAAACAGCTGAAGGCTGCTCTCTGGGCCCTG GGAAACATTGGCTCTTCAAACTGGGGACTGAatctcctgcaggaggagaatgTCATCCCTGACATCCTCACGTTGGCTCAGCACTGTGACGTGCTGTCAGTACGAGG gacgtgtgtttatgtgctggGTGTCATCTCAAAGACCAGGCAGGGTTGTGAGGTGCTGAAGCAGTACGGTTGGGATTCAGTCAGACACAGTCGCAGGACGCTGTGGCCTGTCACCCCAGAAGAGGTCGACGCACAGCTGACCTCTGAACTCTCCTCGGTACCAAGCACGCTCAGTCTGAACTCTGAATCCACCAGCTCGCGCCACAACAGCGAGAGCGAGTCTCAACCAA ACATGTGCATCCTGGACGATGTGTCCTCGTGTGATTTTCTGGATCAGTCAGAGGAGACCTCTTACAATCTACACTCCAAACCAGTCAAGGACCGCAGCCCCTTCACAATCCTGGCCTCCACGCGCTTCGTTCGCACTCGCTTCCTTAACTCCCTATCCCTCCCCAGCAAGAAGTTGCGCTCAACAAGCGACCCCAAGACCCCAACAGGCTCTCGCACACCTGTTGAACTCAAGATGGGGAGTATGAGGCGGAACAGGACAGTGACGGAGCCCTCTGTCTACAGCCCAAACCAGGGGGATGTCTTCACCCCTGTTTTCAATGGCAGAGGAATGCCGAAGAGTCCCACGGTCAGCCTGGAGACATCCTTTGTCGGGACCAGGGGGGGCTCTGAGGAGCAGCTCGTGGATGGCAGGCTGGCCAGGGGAGGAGGCTCAGGCCTTGGACTAAGCGGTCTAGAAGGGCACGGGGTGGTGGAGCACCCCAACCGTGAGAGGGAGCAGAGTAGCCGAGAGCGTCTAGCAGGAGACGGTGGCTCCTCGTCTAGTGGAGGCAATGTGGGAGGAGGCGGCGGAGGTACTCAGTTTAAAAGCCGCAGTCAGAGCTTTAACACGGACACCACAACCAGCGGCATCAGCTCCATGAGCTCCAGTCCCTCCAGGGAGACCGTCGGAAACCCAGAGCATCCAGAACCCGAACCAGACTCCTCTGACTGTGTGAGCCTCAACACAGTGGTGTCAGCCAAGACTGTCAAAACGCTCTCTTCTCTCACCCCCCAGGCTCAGACCAACCACATGTCCACGTCTAAGTCCTCAACTGTCTCTCTGGTACCGCCTGGCTCCTCGCACACTCTCCCCCGCCGAGCTCAGTCCCTCAAGTCTCCTTCAGTAACCACCATCAAGAGCCTGGCCGATTGTAGCTTCATGTACACCAGCCCACGGGACGCGCTGGGCTACGCTACGCTGCggaggctgcagcagcagaggataCACCCGTCTTTGTCTCACAGCGAAGCTTTGGCTTCACCAGCCAAAGACGTGCTGttcaccgacaccatcaccaTGAAGACCGGCAGCCTGGATTCCAGATTAACGCCTCGCAG GTTTCTGAAGGCTCTAAGCTTTGCCTCTCTGGACAAAGAGGAGCTACTAAGTCCCATCAACCAAAGCACTCTGCACCGCTGCTCTTCAGTGCGCTCAATGGTTTCTAGTGCCACCTACGGGTGCAGCGATGACTATGTTGGCCTAGCACTGCCCATGGACATCAACGATATGTTCCACATCAGAGAATCGGCTTACTTTCAGCAGAGGATCAGCCCGCCGTCGGAAGAGCGGAAAAGCTTCCTCTTTGGCGATGGAGAAG GTGATCGCCCTCCTTTACCGTCACTGAAGCAACAGTTTAGTATTTCTGAGCTGATTGTGTGCCGAGGTGATAACCAGAACCACATGGTGGGTTCAGAGGAGACGGGGCTGCAGGAACACACTGAAGAAAACTGCCTCTACTGTGTAGGAGCCAACGTCCTCGGGTACCCCACACAGCCACAGATCAACAGCACACACCCTCGAACag aCTTTGTCGACTTCCCATCATGGGGAGTTCAGAGCGGCCATCGTCTGGAGGTGATGCCTCAGTCCAAGTTCTCTGGGGTGTCGGGCTGCAGCGACGCTGCTGTGTCACAAGGCTCAATCTGTAGCACGCCCACTCCTGTTGATATTGTCATAG GCAAGACAATATCAGAAGACGGCCCCGCCTCCCGAGTCTTGCTGAGGAAGGAGGTGCTACGCCTCATCATCAACCTCAGCTCCTCTGTAGGAACCAAAGGCCACGAAACAGGACTACTGAC GATAAAGGAGAAGTTTCCTTATGCGTTTGACGACATCTGCTTGTACTCCGAGGTTTCCCACCTCTTAGCCCACTGTATGTTTCGCCTGACGTCAAGACGTTTCATACAGGAACTCTTCCAGGACGTGCAATTCATGCCG ATGTACGAGGAAGCAGAGGCAATCCTGACGAAGCTACCAAAACCTGTTGAAGAAGATGGTGACCCTCCTGCAGAATCCTGA